A window of Hordeum vulgare subsp. vulgare chromosome 5H, MorexV3_pseudomolecules_assembly, whole genome shotgun sequence genomic DNA:
GAtcgatggatggagtaatagtaataggtgcgtgCAGGAGTCAATCTATTTGTTtattgacgtgatgcctatatacacatgatcattgccgtgaatatcacataactatacgcttttctatcagttgcccaacggtaatttgtttaaCCACCGTAtgttactacatgagagatgccactaggaaaAACTATGCCCCGGATCTATtcgcttatatatttacaaacgctacgatttccttgctgcctttatttactctttatttattttgcaattgTCAATTATCATCTACATACTTCATTTGCTTGCaactaacgagtccaaggggattgacaaccctcttgcccacgttgggtgcaagtgtttgcttctttttatgcagtcgctgaagacgggggttgcgtgttactcctattggttcgataactttggttctcactgaggaaaatacttatctgtacggtgctacatcacccattcctcttcacggaaaacccaacgcatatcacaagtatcaatgaggaaagttccaaacatatatatccagtcaaatatattttgttgacaattatcttcatgataattACGTTGGAAGGCGAAAcactaagcccctatatttctctatgTTCGATGAATgtcatttgttctaaaaataagattgtttggtgactaagaacataagTTTTTTTAAGTTTCAAAAgagtgcattgtttgaaccatgatatGTGAATTGATTACTACTCTATCATGGTGAGTTTTATGAGGAAAAACAATTATTGTTTATGATGATAGAAAATGTGATTGGAATTATAATTGATAAAACttgtatactatgctagcattcacacttcataaattacttcttttatcatttacctactcaaggacgagtaggaattaagcttgcggctgctaatacgtctccaatatatcgataatttatgaagtattcatgccatattatcTATGTTTGCAATACttctatatggttttgatgcattttatatgatttaattagaactaactcgGATTGATGTTATTTTCAGCAAAATTATCGtagtgttgtttttatgcagaacTAATCCGGACTTTTCGATAATTTTTGCTGGATAATATGAGAAATACAGGAGCAAAGAACCACTGGAGAGGAGTCACCTGCTGGCCACAGGCCAACAGGGCGCACCCAcaaccccccccccttccccgggcacgccctgatagcttgtgggcctCTCATGGCTCCGGTTAGTGTAATTCCAACGCCGAAAAACCCTATATATACAGAAACACTCAGAAATAtacctccgccgccgcaagcctttgaACCAAAGAAAACTCATCCGGAGCCATgttccagcaccctgtcggagggggcaaTCCTCTtcgaaggccatcttcatcatcccggtggtgaCCATGACAAGGagagagtagttcaccctcgtgttcttgagatgccacgatcttgatgtatcatgagctttgttaatgtagttggatcatatggtgtttgtcccttgctatcttgatgttatgaattgaatctttctctttgagattttgttatggaatattggatttgagatcacttgatgtatgtcttgcatgtgaatacccgtggtgacaatgaggtgttctattgattcatttgatatatgtttccgtactcaactcgcggattcccgatgtgacattggggtaatctatgcataaagGTTGATACACGTTTTTGACCTACTTTCTataatagaaatcttggggtactcttttaaagttttttttgttagatttaatatgatgaatctgaaattgtttgatgcatgtcaaataattaacccgcggatacttgaggtgacattggagtatctacatgacattagggttgattgatgtgtatcataggtgttattctagtacgaactctagggttattTGTGACACTTagtggaatagctcaaaagattgatcggaaagaatagctttgaggtggttctactatgtacaacaatttcatcttatattcttcgctagatatgaactttggaataattctttgttgcacgttgagggaatgatcatatgattctattatgttagtatTGTTAAGAGATTGCACTAATGAAAGTgtgtaccctaggccttattttcaAGCATTTATGTAGCGTTTTGTCattgtttactacttgttaccttgttgtttttatattttcagattacaaaaacctatatctactatcaatattgcacttgtatcaccatctcttcgccgaactagtacacatatacaatttgtcattgtattgagtgtgttgggggacacaagagatttctcttTGCCAAACTAGTGACCATCTTTATTCTACACCTCCCACGAAAATATAAATCTTAGGTCAAGTTGCATAGTTGACATCACTTGATAAAGTCTTTTCTTTAGGTCAGATGAGTTTTATGCTATAAATTTTTCTAACACGGTACAGACGCAAAGCGTTTATATACATGCACATACATTCATCCATAAAAACACacacatcatcttgagatttacgaagtcattATAAGCATTACGTCGTCAACGGAAACGTTCTCCTCTTATTGAATACACATTGTGAACCCTAGTAAGGTGAGGATACCACTGTCCGCTTAACCATCCTACCATCGGTTAGTTGACCGTTTTATACTATTAAGTTTGATTGATGTTCTAGGCCACACGTCCAACGTTCTGCACATATTGGGGCGTGGCCTCTATTTTGGAAAACCTGGACATTGCACGCGGTCGGTGTCGATGAGGCCCCCGGCAAGCTGGCCCGGTCTTTTCGGTTTCATCTCTTGTGTGTCTGCACCACGCACTCCCTTGAATGCAAGATCTTGCAAGAAATTTCACTATGTTGCCCTTTAGATTTTAGGAAAGTAATATTTGTAAAATCCTAATGTGAATTTTGTCTCTCCATTTAGGGGATCTCTTGCCAAAACATTTTCTCAAACCtcgtgtttttgttttgttttagtagTCCAACACAGCAGGTCGGCTTCCCTGTTTCTAATCAAGAAATACATTCCTGCAAGATAATTTAGCTTATGTGAACAAACATGGAGAAAGTGCTATTCTACACTCGAGCTCGACAGCAAATTCGtaaaaaaaaaaatatatattcaaaaaaatctgaattcTTTTTACAGCGAACTTTGACAAAAATTTTAGTAGCTGGCAAAATTTCAGTAGAAATCACATTTTTTTGAATTCGTGGCCAAAAAACAAAATTAGTGCTCCAAAATGCCTTTGAAAGTACCATTTTCCGAgtttcatttctttttcttttgccacAACTTCCAAAAATgtgatttcatgatgaaatttgaCGAGCACTTagaacatttgtcaaagtttgtCCAAAAAAAATTCAGATTGTTTTGAACATTATTATAGTAGTTTTTGAATTTACTGTTCAACCATGGTTGCTTCTTTTTCTGCTGCTTTAATAATATACACTAATAATATAGTGAATAGTTAGCAAAGCTAATTTAATACTGCATATTAACACTAAGTACCCAGTTTTGGTAACCGAAGATCATCTGGTAAACTACAGTCACCGGCTGATATCATACAACAGAATGGGTGGCAATCGAGTTCCAATTATTTTGCACGCTCCTAGCAGTTGATGCCACACATTTGGATATCTGGCCCAGTGACTCGTGTGGTGAACGGGTCGATGCGAACCCACAGCAAGGAGAAGATGGATGCAAGAAGGATGGCCCAGACGACAACGATGGTCGGCGTGCGGTTCTGCCGTCCCATTAGCCCCTTGAGGAATGGGTACAAGTGGATAATCACCCAgaaggcgaagaagagcttcCCGAAAAGCGGTCCCCATGACTGATAGCCGCTGTTGATCGCATAGGAGGTACCAGCCACAACACCGACAAGGTTGATGATCAAGATAGTTGTTGGTGGGATCAGAAGAGTCGTCCACTTGAACATGTAGAGCTCGGCAAAATCATTATCTTCGTCGGATGCTTTTGAAGTGACAGTGAAGCTGGTGTCGATGCCAGCAAGTACCTTCAGAAGACCTTGGAAGACAGCAAACAGATGTGCAGAAATACCTCCGATGACCCAGAACTGTTCATTCCTCCACCACTCGTCGATGCCaacaccgctccacctcatctcAAGGATACCAGTGGCAAAGATCGAAATAAAGAGAGAGATAAACCAAATACTGGCAATGTTGCTAATCTGCATTCCAATATATAGTCAGTACAAGTATTTTCGCAGTTTTGTACACGCAAGAGCAAAACTGAGCCAGGTTTTACCTGTGGGATGATGAACTTTCCCGTGAGAAGACAAACAGCTGGTAATATGCAGTATATGAGGAGTGGTATTGATGTGAGTGGATAGATAGTGGTGTTGATGTAAGCAAATCTCTCCAGGAATTTAAGCCGTCCGCCATAGCCATACCATATGGGACAATGCCTACTGAAAAGAATTTCCACTGAACCAAGCGCCCACCGAAGCACTTGATTCAGACGATCTGAAAGGTTGATAGGGGCAGAGCCCTTGAAAGCTGGTCGCTTAGGCATACAGTAGATTGACCGCCAGCCACGTGCATGCATCTTGAACCCAGTAAGAATATCTTCCGTAACAGAACCGTAGATCCAACCAAtctgcaaaacaaaacagcaccaTTACAGATACGGAAAAAAAACAGATTTCAAGCCAACATTAAATATGTCATCTCAGAGGTACGGCCACAAAGAACATACATGAATTTAGAATTAGTTTGTTCAAACGAGTTCACATGTGAAACCTTTACTTTTGTAAACCAGAACAAGAAACCTGACTCGAtcctcaaaaaaataaaaaattggaaCACCAGTTGATGTAAGAAAAATGCTGGTATTATCGAGTGTACAACTTAATTACCTCCCTTCCCCAATCACTTCGGTCCTCATAACCACAGCTGATGACATGGATTGCTTCTTTCAGAAGAGACTCTGGAGTTGCAGACTGAGGCACACCACCATATTCCATCAGAGTGGAGGCTACGAAAACACTGGATTGGCCAAATCTCTTCTCCAGGCTCATTTGGGACATAAGAAGTGATTTCTCATCGTCAAATCCAGAACCTataaaatgaatagcattcaggtAAGAAGAAATGTAGCCCTATCCTACCGACCCTAGTCAAAAAAATTGCTACGCTGACTAGTGACTACAGACAAAACAAATTGAGCAACGGTTGTTATAGCCCAAAGATACCTTCGATACCCTCCTCTATATCTTCAAGATTGAAAACTGGCACAGAACCGTCCACATGCTTGTCTGACTTCTTACTTTCTTTCAATTTTGAGGTTCTACCACCACAAAGCTTAGAGAATAAACCTGACTCTTTTTTCTTCATCGGGGGTTCATAACCATATAAAGCTGTTCTGTTGAACACACAACCAGTCCCCACATAAACTGGTCCTTGAATGCCATCGAGACCCCTCAAGTTAATCTGCAGCAAAAAGATACAGTTAAGTTACGGGTCATTGTCAAACGGATTTTAGGAAAAAGCTCATCCAGCAACAATATTAACAAAAGTGGTTCATTAATACTACTTAGAGCCAGTGAGATAAGAAAGTGATAAGCACAATAACTTACATCAAAAAACACGGTGTTCCTGTTTGCATATCTATCATTCGTATCAATGCCATCGAACCTCTGAGGAAATTGGACATAACAGATTTTCCTTCCTAGATTAGGGTCCATAAGAAAGCACATAGCCTCTCTTAAAGCGCTGCTATTGTTGATGtagtgatcacaatcaagattcaacatGTACTGCCCATTAGTAAGGACAGCTGATACACGAACCTGCAGAAAGCATTTCACGTCCATTACATCCAGGTAATCGAATATATAAGGTAACTTACGATTTCAGTGACatttaactactcacaagtgcatTCATGGCACCAGCTTTCTTGTGGTGCTGGAATCCAGGACGTTTCTCACGAGACACATAAACCAAACGAGGAAGCTCATTGCCATCAGTATCGAGGCCTCCACTATGACCAAGGAAAACCTGAacatgaccagaaatttgagTTAGAAAATGGTTGATGTATTAACTAGTCCCGCTGGCAGATCCAGCTCTTAATCAAGTAACCTTTGCTAGAACATGAGCCTGACCTGAAGCATTCCAGGATGGTCCCTAGTATTGTTCCCAGGCCAAGGTGTGCCGTCTTGCATGATCCATCCTTCCTCAGGAACTTTCTCGGCTTTGGCTACAAGGCTATTAACGCGAACTTTGAACTCTTCATATTCTCTCTGTGGAGTTCAATAAAAATTAATGTCCTCAAATAGAAACTAGAACAACCAACAAATATACACTAATAAACCAAAATCTACCTTCATGGCTCGACGGTCTTTAACGAATGAAGTCTGAACTTTGTCTTTCAAGAAATCAATTTTCTGAGCAAAGTACCACTCTGGTGCTCTGGGTTCTATGTTATACTTTTTACAAAACGGTACCCATTTTCTAGCAAACTCTGAAGTCTCAGCAAGTGCATCAAAggtaagcatcgcagctccatcATCAGATACATAGCAAGATACTTTGTCAACAGGGTAGTCCACAGCAAGGATAGAAAGCACAGTATTTGCAGTGACGAGAGGAGGCTCCTTCATAGGATCCACAGTACTGACAAAAATGTCAACAGGAGCCAACTGAGACAACTCACCATCCCGGTCATACCTGATAGTGCAAGTGATATACTGTCAGTACTATTTCAGTATAAACATTTCTATTAGCACTACATATTGCACATCACCTTAAAGCCAGCCTGTCAAGGTAAGTTTCACGATTCACTGGAGACCACTTGGGGAACTGATCCAAAATCCAGGAAAAAGCAAACCAAATCTCACATATCACCGACAGCAGCCAAAGTGGATATGCATTACGGACAGGGTTTGTGATACGGTAGTGCAGGAAGATACAGAGGACAATCAATCGTAGCACAATGACCATTCTGTAGGGATTTATTCTGGATGAAGGAATTGGCACTTTTCTAGAGAGAGGCTGGCGTGTTTCATCATTCCTGTAATTCATATGGCCCAAGACAAAAGTTATTACTGCAAGTCAATACACCAAATCTAGTATTTACAGTTTTGGCAACATATGTACACCCATTTAGAATATGATCTAGCAATCTCAGTTCAAATCAAGGGGTTAATACCAGAAGGTATTCAAATATAACAGAAACCCACCCAAACTCACCTCATGTAAATTAATCGGATAAAGCAAACAACACTAAGACGGCTAATGGTGTGCAAGAGAAATTAAAATTATAACTCACAGTAAGGGGTCTTCCATGCCATAGTCAGTACATGCATCGATATCACCATTTCCACGGCCTTCGGAAGGAGCAATGCTTGTTCCATTAGTCATGGGAATTGCACCCTTGTCTTTCATTTTCCAGCCATCAACTCTCTCTTTCCACGCAACATTGCCAAGGCTACCAGAGAACTCCCTTGATGGATTTGCTGTAAACATTCAGAAGCATGAGGCAACAACTACTCATTCACAGCGGGCTGCaagtgcagcaaagtagagaggcGATCGTAATGGTGCATATATACATATGAGAGTGGTACATATACATACGAGAGTGGTTCACATAGGCAAATGGATGTCCGCGCTTGCCAACATTTCCAGCAGGGGACATCATATGATCGGGGGAAGCTCCAGGAATTTCTCCCGAGGCCTGTGCAGACATAGACGAAGCCAAAATGTCAGTTTCATATTCCCAAGTACCGTTGGGTGTTGGGCACAACCAGAACAAGCTGCAATTACAACCTGGCTATGAGAGAAGCGCGGGATGTATCCATGAGGGATTTCTCCACTGTCATACTTGTGAAGCCCAATCTCACCGCTGCCgaacttggtgaggccaatgtCATCACTAGCTCCCGAGTTCCTGCGCCAGGTGAGCATCTTCTCAGGAGCCCTGTGCTTGTGATCCTGGTTCCCAGAGGCTGGGTAGTTGAAGTCGCTGGCATCGTCCTCGCTTTCATCCCCACGTGCCGGTGGGCTGCCTGAACAACGTGACACAGCCGGGCAGGGTTAATTAAATCTCTCACACTTGTTGAATTCCCAGCTGCTTCAGGATTATTATCCTGTTTTTTTTAATCGGGGGTGCAGTGGAGAGTGAGCAGCGGCAAGCATACCCTTGTGGCGCTTGTACTTGGTCTTGCACTGCGGGCAGGCCTGGGTGCCCTCCTTGCGCTCGTACTCGTAGCAGGGCCGGCAGACGGGGAAGCCGCAGACGTCGCAGGCGGCGAAGAGCTCGCCGTCCGCCGCCGCGCCCACGCCGTCGCCGCAGATCTGGCACACCTGCCCAGCGCCATGCCTCCCCGTTCCCGATTTCTGCGCGGGCGCACAAAATAAGAAGGACGGAACAGCGCACTGAGACCAACCGCCGGACCATAAATCCATCCACGTACACAGAAGCACCACCGAAACCCCCA
This region includes:
- the LOC123452883 gene encoding probable cellulose synthase A catalytic subunit 2 [UDP-forming] isoform X2 yields the protein MAGAAKSGTGRHGAGQVCQICGDGVGAAADGELFAACDVCGFPVCRPCYEYERKEGTQACPQCKTKYKRHKGSPPARGDESEDDASDFNYPASGNQDHKHRAPEKMLTWRRNSGASDDIGLTKFGSGEIGLHKYDSGEIPHGYIPRFSHSQASGEIPGASPDHMMSPAGNVGKRGHPFAYVNHSPNPSREFSGSLGNVAWKERVDGWKMKDKGAIPMTNGTSIAPSEGRGNGDIDACTDYGMEDPLLNDETRQPLSRKVPIPSSRINPYRMVIVLRLIVLCIFLHYRITNPVRNAYPLWLLSVICEIWFAFSWILDQFPKWSPVNRETYLDRLALRYDRDGELSQLAPVDIFVSTVDPMKEPPLVTANTVLSILAVDYPVDKVSCYVSDDGAAMLTFDALAETSEFARKWVPFCKKYNIEPRAPEWYFAQKIDFLKDKVQTSFVKDRRAMKREYEEFKVRVNSLVAKAEKVPEEGWIMQDGTPWPGNNTRDHPGMLQVFLGHSGGLDTDGNELPRLVYVSREKRPGFQHHKKAGAMNALVRVSAVLTNGQYMLNLDCDHYINNSSALREAMCFLMDPNLGRKICYVQFPQRFDGIDTNDRYANRNTVFFDINLRGLDGIQGPVYVGTGCVFNRTALYGYEPPMKKKESGLFSKLCGGRTSKLKESKKSDKHVDGSVPVFNLEDIEEGIEGSGFDDEKSLLMSQMSLEKRFGQSSVFVASTLMEYGGVPQSATPESLLKEAIHVISCGYEDRSDWGREIGWIYGSVTEDILTGFKMHARGWRSIYCMPKRPAFKGSAPINLSDRLNQVLRWALGSVEILFSRHCPIWYGYGGRLKFLERFAYINTTIYPLTSIPLLIYCILPAVCLLTGKFIIPQISNIASIWFISLFISIFATGILEMRWSGVGIDEWWRNEQFWVIGGISAHLFAVFQGLLKVLAGIDTSFTVTSKASDEDNDFAELYMFKWTTLLIPPTTILIINLVGVVAGTSYAINSGYQSWGPLFGKLFFAFWVIIHLYPFLKGLMGRQNRTPTIVVVWAILLASIFSLLWVRIDPFTTRVTGPDIQMCGINC
- the LOC123452883 gene encoding probable cellulose synthase A catalytic subunit 2 [UDP-forming] isoform X1, whose amino-acid sequence is MANPRRASDNSASSTSTRARASASNSTRTGSRGACARGPRHRRRPSLVPPRPATGPTPRPRCRPHPRVAGLHRRYCRPCGAPRAIWGDRAGPRVFAAAPLLIGVSSDEERLGGAATRCVRGGWRVSSRRGRHGRRGGEWQFFLGVSVVLLCTWMDLWSGGWSQCAVPSFLFCAPAQKSGTGRHGAGQVCQICGDGVGAAADGELFAACDVCGFPVCRPCYEYERKEGTQACPQCKTKYKRHKGSPPARGDESEDDASDFNYPASGNQDHKHRAPEKMLTWRRNSGASDDIGLTKFGSGEIGLHKYDSGEIPHGYIPRFSHSQASGEIPGASPDHMMSPAGNVGKRGHPFAYVNHSPNPSREFSGSLGNVAWKERVDGWKMKDKGAIPMTNGTSIAPSEGRGNGDIDACTDYGMEDPLLNDETRQPLSRKVPIPSSRINPYRMVIVLRLIVLCIFLHYRITNPVRNAYPLWLLSVICEIWFAFSWILDQFPKWSPVNRETYLDRLALRYDRDGELSQLAPVDIFVSTVDPMKEPPLVTANTVLSILAVDYPVDKVSCYVSDDGAAMLTFDALAETSEFARKWVPFCKKYNIEPRAPEWYFAQKIDFLKDKVQTSFVKDRRAMKREYEEFKVRVNSLVAKAEKVPEEGWIMQDGTPWPGNNTRDHPGMLQVFLGHSGGLDTDGNELPRLVYVSREKRPGFQHHKKAGAMNALVRVSAVLTNGQYMLNLDCDHYINNSSALREAMCFLMDPNLGRKICYVQFPQRFDGIDTNDRYANRNTVFFDINLRGLDGIQGPVYVGTGCVFNRTALYGYEPPMKKKESGLFSKLCGGRTSKLKESKKSDKHVDGSVPVFNLEDIEEGIEGSGFDDEKSLLMSQMSLEKRFGQSSVFVASTLMEYGGVPQSATPESLLKEAIHVISCGYEDRSDWGREIGWIYGSVTEDILTGFKMHARGWRSIYCMPKRPAFKGSAPINLSDRLNQVLRWALGSVEILFSRHCPIWYGYGGRLKFLERFAYINTTIYPLTSIPLLIYCILPAVCLLTGKFIIPQISNIASIWFISLFISIFATGILEMRWSGVGIDEWWRNEQFWVIGGISAHLFAVFQGLLKVLAGIDTSFTVTSKASDEDNDFAELYMFKWTTLLIPPTTILIINLVGVVAGTSYAINSGYQSWGPLFGKLFFAFWVIIHLYPFLKGLMGRQNRTPTIVVVWAILLASIFSLLWVRIDPFTTRVTGPDIQMCGINC